In the Takifugu flavidus isolate HTHZ2018 chromosome 11, ASM371156v2, whole genome shotgun sequence genome, one interval contains:
- the cdh31 gene encoding cadherin-1 isoform X2, protein MGVAGVRIWVFLFVAYQVSTLVTPEEQTCVPGFDQDNLIFKMTSKNLRSHARLGKVNFDDCTMRRRFTFWSSDSRVRVQTDGTLTVKRPITLHEGHLDFLIDIRDSQGHKHTLPVRLLHQSHESEVNNSEGAMEAPVPVLYFQRSGGGLRRRKRDWVIPKINVAENHKGPYPLEISKIRSNQDKLKIFYSITGPGADQPPTNLFTMDRDSGSLFVTQQLDREEQAKYTFKAYAVAAGSGDAEEPMDIVVNVIDQNDNKPIFVQDIFLGEVAEASPKNFDVIQVVAKDLDEENSYNSDLRYSILSQEPKLPSNDLFVINPVTGFIRVNAGGLDREKYPKYTLEVQAADMEGNGLTGVAKVILTVTDSNDNAPAFTQSSYEASVAENKADVQIMKMMVTDGDEPHSPAWNAKFKIISGDPEGLFSVKTGPNKQEGILSTAKGLDFEKNNKHTLLVAVENEVPFALPLPTATATVVVKVEDVNEAPIFDPLEKLVSKREDLAVDSDVVQYTASDPDTARNQNVMYRIIRDPAGWLEVDKTTGLIKVKNAMDRESTFVKDDKYTALIGAYDNDEVPATGTGTLVIQLEDVNDNAPIIEERTIRVCNKESTPHLLSVTDKDGPGYGSPYSVSLQGTSKSNWTARMNDSKTGIILNLATQLDSGQYTVVLRVSDRQGLEQDSTVQATVCDCTGAEVRCKDRVAAGTDLSLILGVLGGILFLLKPQGS, encoded by the exons TGAACTTTGACGACTGCACCATGCGGAGACGGTTTACCTTTTGGAGTAGCGACAGTCGTGTCAGGGTACAGACAGACGGCACTCTGACG gTAAAGCGACCAATTACGTTGCACGAAGGACACCTGGACTTTCTTATCGATATCAGGGATTCCCAAGGCCACAAACATACCCTCcctgtcaggctgctgcacCAAAGCCATGAAAGTGAGGTGAACAACAGTGAG GGTGCAATGGAAGCCCCGGTGCCTGTCCTGTATTTCCAGAGGTCTGGTGGAGGTctaaggaggagaaagagagactgGGTGATTCCTAAAATCAATGTTGCTGAGAATCACAAAGGACCCTACCCACTTGAAATCTCTAAG ATCCGTTCAAACCAAGACAAACTGAAGATTTTCTACAGCatcactggtccaggagctgATCAGCCTCCTACAAACCTGTTCACCATGGACAGAGACTCAGGATCTCTGTTTGTCACACAACAGCTGGACCGAGAGGAACAAGCCAAGTACACG TTTAAGGCCTATGCTGTGGCCGCTGGCTCTGGAGATGCCGAGGAGCCGATGGATATCGTCGTCAATGTCATTGACCAGAATGACAACAAACCTATTTTTGTCCAAGACATCTTCCTGGGAGAAGTTGCTGAGGCTTCACCAAAAA ATTTTGATGTGATTCAGGTTGTGGCTAAAGATCTGGATGAAGAAAACAGCTACAATTCTGATCTCCGCTATAGTATCTTAAGCCAGGAGCCAAAGTTGCCCAGTAACGACCTGTTTGTCATCAACCCAGTGACCGGCTTCATCCGAGTCAATGCAGGTGGACTAGACAGGGAG AAATACCCAAAGTACACTCTGGAGGTTCAAGCGGCTGATATGGAGGGGAATGGGTTGACTGGAGTAGCAAAAGTAATCCTTACTGTCACCGATAGCAACGACAATGCTCCAGCCTTCACTCAGTCCTCC TATGAGGCGTCGGTTgcagaaaataaagcagatgTCCAAATCATGAAAATGATGGTGACAGATGGAGATGAACCGCATTCTCCGGCCTGGAATGCCAAGTTCAAGATTATCAGTGGTGATCCTGAGGGGCTTTTCTCAGTAAAAACAGGACCCAACAAACAAGAAGGAATTCTTTCCACTGCCAAG GGTCTTGACTTTGAGAAGAACAACAAGCACACATTGTTGGTTGCAGTGGAGAatgaagttccctttgcattaCCACTGCCTACTGCCACCGCCACCGTtgtggtgaaggtggaggatgTTAATGAAGCTCCCATCTTCGATCCACTGGAGAAGCTTGTGTCAAAACGGGAAGATCTTGCTGTTGACAGTGATGTGGTGCAGTACACTGCATCAGATCCAGACACGGCACGCAATCAAAACGTCAT GTACAGAATCATCAGGGACCCTGCTGGTTGGCTTGAGGTGGACAAAACTACAGGTCTGATTAAGGTGAAGAATGCCATGGACAGAGAGTCGACCTTTGTCAAAGACGATAAATACACCGCCCTCATCGGTGCTTACGACAATG ATGAAGTCCCAGCCACAGGAACCGGTACTCTTGTCATCCAGTTGGAAGATGTCAATGACAATGCCCCCATCATTGAAGAACGTACAATCAGA GTGTGTAATAAAGAATCTACTCCTCACCTGCTGTCAGTAACTGACAAGGATGGACCAGGATATGGATCTCCATACAGTGTGTCCTTACAGGGCACATCCAAGAGCAACTGGACCGCTAGGATGAATGACTCAA AAACTGGCATTATTTTGAATTTGGCTACGCAGTTGGACAGCGGCCAATACACTGTCGTTCTGAGGGTTTCAGACAGACAGGGCCTGGAGCAGGACAGCACGGTCCAGGCCACTGTGTGTGACTGTACTGGAGCCGAGGTGCGGTGTAAAGACCGTGTAGCCGCTGGCACTGACCTCTCCCTCATCCTTGGAGTACTGGGAGGAATCCTGTTTTTACTCA